In Neobacillus endophyticus, a single window of DNA contains:
- a CDS encoding MarR family winged helix-turn-helix transcriptional regulator has protein sequence MAGYFNIQNQQNKHFVDWKTNVKYNICMIHNLYNTSLNIGEVIKLNREEILELRNTVQKFVRLFGLLEQNVTQCGFNLSPSQVFALQELENKTLTIGELANQLFLERSTVSRLVDSLVKGGFVNRLLNESNRREVLVSLTEKGERSLIQVREQSIQYYGSILNEVSEDSQHQILSGFKLFNDALLKKRSE, from the coding sequence TTGGCAGGATACTTTAATATTCAAAACCAACAAAATAAGCATTTTGTTGACTGGAAAACAAATGTAAAATACAATATATGTATGATACATAATTTGTACAATACATCATTAAATATAGGTGAGGTGATTAAATTGAATCGTGAAGAAATTTTAGAACTACGTAATACAGTTCAAAAGTTTGTTCGATTATTTGGATTGCTTGAGCAAAATGTAACTCAGTGTGGTTTTAATTTGTCTCCATCTCAAGTATTTGCTTTACAAGAATTAGAGAATAAAACGTTAACCATTGGTGAATTGGCGAATCAATTATTTCTAGAACGAAGTACGGTAAGTCGTTTGGTTGATTCCCTTGTGAAAGGTGGTTTTGTAAATAGACTATTGAACGAATCAAACCGTCGTGAAGTTTTGGTGTCTTTAACTGAAAAAGGGGAACGTTCGTTGATACAAGTAAGAGAACAGTCAATCCAATACTACGGTTCTATTTTGAATGAAGTTTCAGAAGATAGTCAGCATCAAATATTGAGTGGATTCAAATTATTTAATGATGCCTTATTAAAGAAGAGGAGCGAATAA
- a CDS encoding MarR family winged helix-turn-helix transcriptional regulator, translating into MDLNFNDPKVKQVMQVYQSFWAINKTTANLTKKNAESLGLSLQQLSILNTLLAFPELTQQELADKLISSKSTISVGIDKLVKMGLVEREFSLEDRREVKLKLTIKGEEVSKKSSKNSISYKTMLFALDKIPEEDIQSLLRIQKVLLNHLIESGF; encoded by the coding sequence ATGGACTTAAATTTTAACGACCCAAAAGTTAAGCAAGTAATGCAAGTTTATCAATCATTCTGGGCTATTAACAAAACTACGGCTAATTTAACGAAAAAAAATGCTGAAAGTTTGGGGCTTTCATTACAACAGTTATCAATCCTTAATACACTACTCGCATTTCCTGAATTAACGCAACAAGAGTTGGCTGATAAGCTTATCTCATCAAAAAGTACAATTAGTGTTGGTATAGATAAATTAGTTAAAATGGGGTTAGTAGAAAGAGAATTTTCTTTGGAAGACCGAAGAGAAGTCAAGTTAAAATTAACTATTAAAGGTGAGGAAGTTTCAAAAAAATCCAGTAAGAATTCGATATCTTATAAGACTATGCTTTTCGCATTAGATAAAATACCCGAAGAAGATATTCAGTCTTTACTTCGTATACAGAAAGTACTATTAAATCACTTAATTGAAAGTGGTTTTTAA
- a CDS encoding DUF5348 domain-containing protein gives MKRGILVYNHSTQEWRVWIGQSSYWIDQGYHFEIRINNRYFLAYLEKDLDWFVTLDNDVTFVLHSQEIYKIRVKIQDYIRVDAPF, from the coding sequence ATGAAAAGAGGAATATTGGTCTATAATCATAGCACTCAGGAATGGAGAGTTTGGATAGGACAGTCATCCTATTGGATTGACCAAGGCTATCATTTTGAAATAAGAATCAATAATCGGTATTTCTTAGCCTATCTGGAGAAAGATCTAGATTGGTTCGTAACATTGGATAATGATGTAACTTTTGTCCTTCATAGCCAAGAAATATATAAGATTAGAGTAAAAATACAAGATTACATTCGAGTGGATGCCCCTTTTTAG
- a CDS encoding CPBP family intramembrane glutamic endopeptidase produces MTFLSVFLVSIVVGYPIWDYFYMKKGNFSNKSRMYLTVIIPQWVIVAIFFAYWFLTKRSFVDLFYVDNPILSSHADRLKATGIGAIIALVIYALIFIFSKKIKQVFSKWMHSQIDTIRFMLPITLKERILFVIVAITAGFCEEVVFRSVMLYYFEHLPFELSIISLIIVLSLLFGIVHLYQGWKGVLGTAYVGGILLYVFLVTGNLWLCILLHFLIDVKFAFTSNQKSSIDSQEIAV; encoded by the coding sequence ATGACTTTTTTGAGCGTATTTTTAGTAAGTATAGTTGTTGGTTATCCTATATGGGATTATTTTTATATGAAGAAAGGGAATTTTAGCAATAAGAGCAGAATGTATCTGACGGTCATTATACCTCAATGGGTGATTGTCGCTATTTTCTTTGCTTATTGGTTTTTAACTAAACGTTCGTTCGTTGATTTATTCTATGTTGACAATCCAATTCTTTCATCTCATGCAGACAGGTTAAAAGCCACAGGTATTGGGGCTATAATAGCTTTGGTTATTTACGCATTAATCTTTATTTTTTCCAAAAAAATAAAGCAAGTATTTTCAAAATGGATGCACAGCCAAATAGATACAATTCGATTTATGTTACCAATCACATTAAAAGAAAGAATACTTTTTGTCATTGTCGCTATTACAGCAGGATTTTGTGAAGAAGTTGTGTTTCGCAGTGTTATGTTATACTACTTTGAACATCTTCCTTTTGAATTATCTATTATTTCATTAATAATAGTGTTAAGTCTTTTATTTGGAATCGTTCATTTGTATCAAGGATGGAAGGGAGTTCTTGGTACAGCATATGTAGGAGGTATATTGTTATATGTATTTCTTGTAACGGGCAATTTGTGGCTGTGTATCCTACTTCATTTTCTGATTGATGTGAAATTTGCGTTTACATCAAATCAAAAGTCTTCAATTGACAGTCAAGAAATTGCTGTTTAG
- a CDS encoding kinase, translating into MESKLIIIRGNSGSGKTTTAKSLQNHLGHGTLLVSQDVVRREMLKVHDREGNLSIDLIRQIAEYGKDKCENVIVEGILYKNRYGEMLNNLIQFYKQKSYTYYFDLSFEETVKRHNSSSKKMEFGEDSLRDWWNPNDNLGVDGETILTNDMSQNDVLKLILNQLQR; encoded by the coding sequence ATGGAATCTAAGCTAATTATCATACGAGGAAACTCTGGGAGTGGAAAAACAACTACTGCGAAAAGTCTTCAAAATCATTTGGGGCATGGAACGCTATTAGTTTCTCAGGATGTCGTTCGTCGTGAAATGTTGAAGGTTCACGATAGAGAAGGGAACCTCTCAATAGATTTGATTCGCCAAATTGCGGAATATGGTAAAGATAAATGTGAAAATGTTATCGTGGAGGGAATCTTGTATAAAAATCGTTATGGTGAAATGCTGAATAACTTAATCCAGTTCTATAAACAAAAGTCATATACTTATTATTTTGATTTATCCTTTGAGGAAACAGTCAAACGTCATAACTCGAGCTCGAAAAAGATGGAATTCGGAGAAGATTCTTTACGTGATTGGTGGAATCCAAACGATAACCTTGGCGTGGATGGAGAAACAATATTGACTAATGATATGTCTCAGAACGATGTTTTGAAACTAATTTTAAATCAACTACAAAGGTAA
- a CDS encoding ExeA family protein, protein MYKSFYSLAQTPFSKDIRPSDAFPSTDYKGALNALKYLEKSKGIGLLIGEPGAGKTFTLRSFKESLSSSLYQVIYFPLSTGGVMDFYRGLAYGLGEEPKFRKVDLFRQIQRGIERIVEERRITPVFILDEMHMAKDAFLQDIALLFNFQMDSTNPFILVLSGLPHLKTRLALNHHRPLTQRIIMKYEIQRLTKEEVSNYIDHHMKIAGAKMPIFTEAAKEAITLRLQGWPRVINTLTINSLLFGSQLHKEQIDEEIVRLAIEDSKL, encoded by the coding sequence GTGTATAAATCCTTCTATTCCTTAGCCCAAACGCCATTTTCAAAGGACATACGTCCATCAGATGCATTTCCCTCTACTGATTATAAGGGCGCATTAAATGCATTAAAATACCTAGAAAAATCAAAAGGAATCGGTCTTCTAATTGGTGAACCGGGTGCAGGAAAAACCTTTACCTTACGGTCTTTTAAAGAGTCCCTAAGCTCTTCTTTATATCAAGTAATCTATTTTCCTCTTTCAACAGGAGGGGTCATGGATTTTTATCGCGGTTTAGCCTATGGTTTAGGAGAAGAACCAAAGTTCCGGAAAGTGGATCTTTTCCGGCAAATTCAACGAGGAATTGAACGGATTGTAGAGGAACGAAGAATTACACCTGTTTTTATTCTAGATGAAATGCACATGGCAAAGGATGCTTTTTTACAGGATATAGCGTTATTATTTAACTTCCAGATGGACTCAACAAATCCGTTTATTTTAGTGTTATCCGGCTTACCTCATTTGAAGACTCGGTTAGCCTTAAATCATCATCGTCCACTTACTCAGAGAATCATCATGAAATATGAGATTCAGCGACTCACAAAAGAAGAAGTGTCTAATTATATTGACCACCACATGAAAATAGCCGGGGCAAAAATGCCTATTTTTACTGAGGCAGCAAAGGAAGCGATAACCTTACGATTACAGGGATGGCCACGAGTCATAAATACATTGACCATTAACAGTTTATTATTTGGTTCTCAACTTCATAAGGAACAGATAGATGAAGAAATCGTAAGATTGGCCATTGAGGATAGTAAACTGTGA
- a CDS encoding stage II sporulation protein M: MNLLKNEWSKFTSYYKKHFRLMLTVYILTVIVSFFIIRYGLDESITKKWLKSLMKGLSEQGLLKDNNDFHTMLSLFLHNTLVSVFAFIGGFIPLLIFPYFSVMYNGTTMGLILAVSSLFFGSGSVWKMATLGVLPHGITEITASILSTSLGSFLSLNTTRKLFKKENKQSLKETLKMTSTTFVLVVIPLLLISAFLEAYATPLLLKWGMK, encoded by the coding sequence TTGAATCTATTAAAAAACGAATGGTCTAAATTTACTTCTTATTATAAAAAGCATTTTAGATTAATGTTAACGGTATATATCTTAACCGTAATTGTTTCTTTTTTTATCATAAGGTATGGTTTGGATGAGAGTATTACAAAAAAATGGCTTAAATCATTAATGAAAGGTTTATCTGAGCAAGGTTTATTGAAGGATAACAATGATTTCCATACGATGTTGTCATTGTTTTTACATAATACATTAGTTAGTGTATTTGCTTTTATCGGTGGATTTATCCCTTTGTTGATTTTCCCTTATTTCTCAGTGATGTACAACGGAACAACAATGGGTTTAATTTTAGCTGTTTCTTCTTTGTTTTTTGGTTCAGGATCCGTTTGGAAAATGGCTACTTTAGGGGTTTTACCACATGGAATAACCGAAATCACTGCATCCATCCTTTCTACGAGTCTAGGTTCATTCCTTAGCCTGAATACAACAAGAAAACTATTTAAAAAAGAAAACAAGCAGTCACTAAAAGAAACATTGAAAATGACATCAACAACCTTTGTTTTAGTAGTCATCCCATTATTGCTTATATCTGCTTTTCTTGAAGCGTATGCTACACCTCTTCTCCTCAAATGGGGGATGAAATAA
- a CDS encoding tyrosine-type recombinase/integrase translates to MAIYFDEYLKSNKFSEETIETYVKTINMFNAFLKEQYARTIEAVEVRPSDIKGFLESKKENGNSVQTINKHLGILKKYFDYLWQIDIVKVDPAVKIKNLKKEKVTPKDLNYEFLLGIKPKVLANPSYKVLTKVIFILAMRGFRVSEFHFKKSDVIDLGNKFIIETKRSTSNLKRTIELEGIEADIFAAHFIDSQFHTSDYVFTTKKHDTGLLGPITSEILSSQLCMIRDAYDLPKPFPLSEFRMLYTKHLRTKKHYSVDKLAVELGIEKTWAGVLAKEVIERYESR, encoded by the coding sequence ATGGCTATTTATTTTGATGAATACCTTAAAAGCAATAAGTTTTCCGAAGAGACAATTGAAACATATGTGAAAACAATCAATATGTTTAATGCATTCTTAAAGGAACAATACGCAAGAACCATTGAAGCAGTTGAGGTTCGGCCAAGTGATATTAAAGGATTCCTCGAGTCAAAAAAAGAGAATGGAAATAGTGTTCAAACGATCAATAAACACTTAGGGATATTAAAGAAGTATTTTGATTACTTATGGCAAATAGATATCGTAAAGGTAGATCCAGCGGTAAAAATTAAGAATCTAAAAAAAGAGAAAGTCACCCCTAAAGATCTTAATTATGAATTCCTTCTAGGGATTAAACCTAAAGTTTTAGCCAACCCTTCTTATAAAGTGCTAACCAAAGTAATATTTATTTTAGCTATGAGGGGCTTTAGAGTATCGGAGTTTCACTTTAAAAAATCTGATGTTATAGACTTAGGTAATAAGTTCATTATTGAAACCAAAAGAAGCACCTCTAATTTAAAAAGAACAATTGAATTAGAAGGGATAGAGGCAGATATTTTCGCTGCACATTTTATAGATTCTCAATTTCATACTTCAGATTACGTTTTTACGACCAAAAAGCATGATACAGGGTTGCTTGGACCAATAACATCAGAAATCCTCTCCAGTCAATTATGTATGATAAGAGACGCTTACGATTTGCCTAAACCTTTTCCATTAAGCGAGTTTAGAATGCTTTATACCAAGCATCTCCGAACAAAGAAACACTATTCTGTAGATAAATTGGCTGTGGAGTTAGGAATCGAGAAGACATGGGCTGGTGTGCTTGCAAAAGAAGTAATTGAAAGATATGAATCCCGATAG
- the tnpB gene encoding IS66 family insertion sequence element accessory protein TnpB (TnpB, as the term is used for proteins encoded by IS66 family insertion elements, is considered an accessory protein, since TnpC, encoded by a neighboring gene, is a DDE family transposase.), giving the protein MIHDYTSVKNIYIICGKTDMRKGIDGLATLIQDSFELDPYGDSIFLFSGWSKDRYKCLYFDGDGFAMLYKRLDNGKLQWPKDEDEVRNLSQQELRWLLEGLSIQQPKAIQPSSKGVF; this is encoded by the coding sequence GTGATACACGATTATACAAGTGTGAAAAATATTTATATCATTTGTGGTAAAACAGACATGAGAAAAGGAATTGATGGCCTGGCAACACTGATTCAAGATTCTTTCGAACTTGACCCATATGGCGATTCCATTTTCTTATTTTCAGGGTGGAGTAAAGATCGCTATAAATGTTTATATTTTGATGGTGATGGATTCGCCATGCTTTATAAACGTTTGGATAACGGGAAACTTCAATGGCCAAAAGATGAAGATGAAGTACGCAATCTTTCTCAACAGGAGCTTCGCTGGCTCCTTGAAGGGTTATCAATTCAGCAGCCAAAGGCCATTCAGCCATCATCAAAAGGTGTCTTTTAA
- a CDS encoding DUF6431 domain-containing protein translates to MIVSFDFGIDLKEYADRGKNNSFPTLDCCPNCKCISHGNLHRNGYYWRFGITEDLTIKIPICRIRCLNCKANISILPDFLIPYFQHTIGIVLDLIQEYIQKRKANCSRQLLRFYFVRTIGN, encoded by the coding sequence ATGATTGTTTCTTTTGATTTTGGAATCGATTTAAAAGAATATGCCGATAGAGGGAAGAATAATAGCTTTCCTACGCTTGATTGTTGTCCCAATTGCAAGTGTATATCACATGGAAATCTTCATAGGAATGGGTACTATTGGAGGTTTGGAATTACGGAGGATTTAACCATCAAGATTCCTATATGTCGAATTAGGTGTTTGAATTGTAAAGCGAATATATCGATCCTACCAGATTTTTTAATCCCTTATTTTCAGCACACCATTGGTATAGTATTAGATCTTATACAGGAGTACATTCAAAAAAGGAAAGCTAATTGCAGCCGCCAATTATTAAGGTTTTATTTTGTACGGACGATAGGAAATTGA
- a CDS encoding alpha/beta fold hydrolase: MERKFDTVIVDGNTIEYSITEKGEIPVFVMHGGHSNCYEEFGYRALVQNGFSVITPSRAGYGRTTKEIGESLYKACEYYMKLLDHLEIEKVHLLSVSAGGPTGIYFASHYPHRVKTLTLQSAVTKEWLTPKDKEYKIAQILFRPQLEKTTWKLISCINNRFPKFIFKQMLSSFSKLSYAEMKSKMAAGDIDEIRKMNNRQRSGHGFLIDLLQTKEVTFKDLQAISCPTLIMHSKHDGAVSFEHAYYAQQQITDSEVCLLDSWGHLIWLGQESENVNEKLVEFLTRYS, translated from the coding sequence ATGGAAAGAAAATTCGATACAGTTATCGTTGACGGTAATACCATTGAGTATTCCATAACAGAAAAAGGAGAAATACCGGTATTTGTGATGCATGGTGGACATTCCAATTGCTATGAGGAATTTGGATATAGAGCATTGGTTCAGAACGGCTTTTCTGTGATTACCCCTTCAAGAGCAGGATACGGTAGGACGACCAAAGAAATTGGGGAAAGTTTATATAAAGCTTGTGAGTACTATATGAAACTATTGGATCACTTAGAGATTGAAAAGGTTCACCTCCTATCTGTTTCGGCAGGTGGACCCACCGGGATATATTTCGCTTCCCATTATCCACACAGAGTCAAAACATTAACCCTACAAAGCGCTGTTACAAAAGAATGGCTTACACCCAAGGATAAAGAATATAAAATAGCGCAAATTTTGTTCCGTCCTCAACTTGAAAAAACAACATGGAAACTTATTTCATGCATAAATAATCGTTTTCCTAAATTTATCTTTAAACAAATGTTGTCTTCATTTAGTAAGCTTTCATATGCAGAGATGAAGAGTAAGATGGCAGCCGGAGATATTGATGAAATTCGAAAAATGAATAATCGCCAACGGTCAGGCCATGGTTTTTTAATCGACTTATTACAGACAAAAGAAGTTACATTCAAAGACTTGCAAGCTATTTCTTGTCCGACTTTAATTATGCATAGTAAACACGATGGAGCAGTCTCATTTGAACATGCTTATTACGCTCAGCAACAAATCACGGATTCCGAGGTATGTTTACTCGATTCATGGGGGCATTTAATATGGCTTGGTCAAGAGTCTGAAAATGTAAATGAAAAGCTTGTAGAATTTCTTACACGCTATTCTTAA
- the ltrA gene encoding group II intron reverse transcriptase/maturase, protein MKTKLLRIAELAKSEPKMKFTSLAHLLNKQTLTQCHYELPNRKATGINGITKEQYDENLEENIEELVSRLKSNSYRPVPVRRMYIPKLNSNKKRPLGIPEYEDKIVQKGITKLLNTIYENDFLECSFGFRPNRSCHDALKILNFYIEKRSVNYVVDVDIRGFFDNVDHKWMMEFLKLRIADPNLLRIIGRFLKGGYMEEGKKYKTDNGTPQGGVISPVLANVYLHYVLDLWFEKKVKKQCKGQAYIVRYADDFVCCFQYQSEAQEFFQSLKFRLKKFNLEIAEDKTKIIPFGSFAEKYTNQKGNSKPATFDFLGFTHYCGKSKKGNFRVKRKSSRKKVQGKLKESKEWLKKNRNKNIHIIMDRFRRSLIGYYNYYCITDNILNVSNFKCKIEDLLFKWLNRRSQRKSFTWDKFRLFLDKYPLPSPRIKVNIYELRKEISYIL, encoded by the coding sequence ATGAAAACAAAACTACTAAGGATAGCAGAATTAGCAAAGTCTGAACCTAAAATGAAATTTACATCTCTTGCACATCTATTAAATAAGCAAACACTAACTCAATGTCATTATGAACTGCCCAATAGGAAAGCAACCGGGATTAACGGTATAACTAAAGAGCAGTACGATGAAAATTTAGAAGAAAACATTGAGGAGTTAGTAAGCAGGCTTAAAAGCAACAGTTATCGTCCTGTTCCAGTAAGAAGAATGTATATTCCGAAGCTCAATTCAAACAAGAAAAGACCTCTAGGAATACCGGAATATGAGGACAAGATTGTTCAAAAAGGCATTACGAAGCTACTTAATACCATCTATGAAAATGACTTTCTAGAATGTTCCTTTGGGTTTCGCCCAAATCGTAGCTGCCATGATGCTTTGAAAATACTGAACTTCTATATTGAAAAGAGGTCAGTAAATTATGTAGTAGATGTCGATATTCGCGGATTCTTTGACAACGTTGACCACAAATGGATGATGGAGTTCTTAAAACTGCGAATTGCTGACCCTAACCTACTAAGAATAATTGGTAGGTTTCTTAAAGGTGGATACATGGAGGAAGGGAAGAAATATAAAACAGATAATGGCACACCGCAAGGTGGAGTAATATCCCCGGTATTAGCCAATGTGTATCTCCATTATGTCCTCGACTTATGGTTTGAGAAAAAGGTCAAGAAACAATGCAAGGGACAAGCATATATAGTAAGGTATGCTGATGATTTTGTGTGCTGTTTTCAATATCAGAGCGAAGCTCAGGAGTTCTTCCAATCATTAAAATTTAGATTAAAGAAATTTAACTTGGAAATTGCCGAGGATAAAACCAAAATTATTCCCTTCGGGAGTTTTGCGGAGAAATATACAAATCAAAAGGGAAACAGTAAACCAGCAACCTTTGATTTCCTAGGCTTTACACACTATTGTGGGAAAAGCAAAAAAGGGAACTTTCGGGTGAAACGGAAATCGAGTAGGAAGAAAGTCCAAGGTAAATTAAAAGAGTCTAAAGAATGGCTGAAGAAGAATAGGAATAAGAATATTCACATAATCATGGACAGATTTAGACGCTCGCTTATTGGTTATTACAACTATTATTGCATCACTGATAATATCCTAAATGTTAGCAACTTCAAGTGCAAAATCGAGGACTTACTGTTTAAATGGCTCAACAGAAGAAGTCAAAGAAAATCCTTTACATGGGATAAATTCAGACTATTTCTTGATAAATATCCACTACCTTCACCAAGAATTAAAGTGAATATATATGAATTAAGAAAAGAGATTAGCTACATTCTGTGA
- a CDS encoding DDE-type integrase/transposase/recombinase has translation MNEKEREQIALFRFGLIAPLFNGQVDPKTYLNELEGKVHSVPYYGERKIAVKTIKEWLLHYRRNGFEALKPKNRADRGDSRRLLPDDRDQIIEIRKKNLHMPVSVFYEQLIESGEVQKNQISYSTINRLLKKHNLVGKSFSAIPERKRFVHEKVNVLWQGDLSHGPYIKVNGKAKKTFLIAYIDDCSRLVPYAQFFSDEKFDGLRVVTKEALIRRGKPKMIYSDNGKIYRSETLQYACARLGITLAHTAPFDPRAKGKIERMFKTIQTRFYPLLQANPAHSLEELNERFWKWLEKDYHRRVHASLEGKTPHEVFHSQLHEVSFLEDTSILETIFLKREHRKVKPDGTITLDKQLYEVPPRFIGNRVDVRFDEQGVFIFENDQKVAEALAVSFEVNAKAKRVQSPFLLSGTTELEEGEERV, from the coding sequence ATGAATGAAAAAGAACGCGAACAAATTGCTTTATTTCGTTTTGGACTCATTGCCCCTCTGTTTAATGGGCAAGTGGACCCAAAGACGTATCTTAATGAACTGGAGGGAAAGGTTCATTCAGTTCCCTACTACGGGGAACGCAAAATTGCCGTAAAAACAATAAAAGAGTGGCTTCTTCATTATCGCAGAAATGGGTTTGAGGCATTAAAACCGAAGAATCGTGCGGATCGAGGGGATTCCAGAAGACTATTACCTGATGATCGGGATCAAATCATAGAAATTCGAAAAAAAAATCTCCATATGCCCGTTAGTGTGTTTTACGAACAACTAATCGAGAGTGGAGAAGTTCAAAAAAATCAAATATCATATTCTACTATAAATCGATTATTAAAAAAACACAACTTAGTAGGGAAAAGTTTTTCAGCCATTCCCGAACGGAAACGGTTCGTACATGAAAAAGTGAATGTGTTATGGCAAGGAGATTTATCCCATGGTCCATACATAAAGGTGAATGGGAAAGCAAAGAAGACCTTTTTAATCGCCTATATCGATGATTGTTCTCGATTGGTTCCTTATGCGCAGTTTTTCTCAGATGAAAAGTTTGATGGATTAAGAGTCGTAACGAAGGAAGCTCTTATTCGAAGAGGAAAACCTAAAATGATATATTCTGATAATGGTAAGATTTATCGATCAGAAACACTTCAATATGCTTGTGCCAGACTTGGAATTACTTTGGCTCACACTGCCCCTTTTGACCCGAGGGCCAAAGGGAAAATTGAAAGGATGTTTAAGACCATCCAAACAAGATTCTATCCACTTTTACAAGCAAACCCTGCCCACTCCTTGGAGGAGCTAAATGAACGCTTTTGGAAGTGGTTAGAGAAAGATTATCATCGGAGAGTTCATGCATCTCTAGAAGGAAAAACGCCTCATGAAGTCTTTCACTCTCAGTTGCATGAAGTTTCATTTTTAGAGGACACTTCTATTCTTGAGACAATCTTCTTAAAACGGGAACACCGGAAGGTGAAACCAGATGGAACGATTACATTAGACAAGCAGCTTTACGAGGTACCACCTAGATTTATTGGGAACCGTGTGGATGTCAGGTTTGATGAACAAGGTGTTTTTATTTTTGAAAATGATCAAAAGGTGGCAGAAGCCCTAGCGGTTTCTTTTGAAGTCAACGCTAAGGCAAAACGAGTTCAGTCCCCATTTTTATTAAGCGGGACGACCGAACTAGAAGAAGGTGAAGAACGTGTATAA
- a CDS encoding class I SAM-dependent methyltransferase, with product MDFHKDLSYVGWEEVKRRQLERVPLVYEWMKLTDMKQGESVLDIGIGPGMFTLQYANSVGEEGTIYALDKSKEALDFFLREIKEKMNNIIPICRNAETSLDTVGNVDIVMFTDVLHHADSPIDLLRNVYKHINVDVRVLIAEFDKDSKGQIGPPLQNRISKEEVKKFAKSVGFQEVKDGNQDYEHYYMLLKK from the coding sequence ATGGACTTTCACAAAGATTTATCTTATGTAGGCTGGGAAGAGGTCAAACGAAGACAATTAGAACGAGTTCCATTAGTTTACGAGTGGATGAAGCTTACGGATATGAAACAAGGGGAATCTGTTCTTGATATTGGAATTGGACCAGGTATGTTTACTTTGCAATATGCCAATTCTGTTGGAGAAGAAGGTACAATTTATGCATTAGACAAATCGAAGGAAGCTCTTGATTTTTTTCTAAGAGAAATTAAGGAAAAGATGAACAACATTATTCCTATTTGTAGAAATGCTGAAACCTCATTGGACACTGTAGGAAATGTTGATATTGTTATGTTTACTGATGTTCTTCATCACGCAGATTCTCCAATTGATTTATTAAGAAACGTCTATAAACATATTAATGTAGATGTACGGGTTTTAATTGCAGAGTTCGACAAGGATTCTAAAGGTCAAATAGGTCCACCGTTGCAGAACAGAATTTCAAAAGAAGAAGTTAAAAAGTTTGCAAAGTCCGTTGGTTTTCAGGAGGTTAAGGATGGAAACCAAGATTATGAACATTACTATATGCTTTTAAAGAAGTAA